TGACGATGACGTTGCTGAGCGGGTAGTCGTTGTGGTTGAGCAGATACACCTGCCACCCGGTGGCACTGTCGTCGGTGGCCGCCGCAGCATCGGGTACAATGGCAATGGAAACACCCTCCACCGGGTCGAAAGTAATGTCTTCTTTCATAGTTACGCGGTAATAAAGTCGGCCTCAAACAACGCTGCCAGGTGGCCCAGCAGGTACTGCTCGACTTCGGCCAGCGGCACCGCCCGGCCGAGCTCCTGTTGCAGGGAAGTCACGGCTTTGTCGGTGATGCCACAGGGCACGATATGGCCGAAATACGAAAGGTCGGCGTTGATGTTGAAGGCAAAGCCGTGCATCGTCACCCAGCGGCTGCATTTGACGCCCAGCGCGCAGATTTTGCGCGGGTTAGCGGCTCCTTCCTCGAAGTCGAGCCAGACGCCGGTGAGCCCGGCAATGCGGCCGGCAGCCAAGCCGTAATCGGCCAGGGTGTGGATAACGGCTTCTTCCAGCAGCCGCAGGTAGCGGTGAATGTCGGTGAAAAAGTTGTCGAGGTCCAGAATGGGGTAGCCCACCAGCTGGCCGGGGCCGTGGTAGGTGATGTCGCCGCCCCGGTTGATGCGGTGAAAGGTGGCTCCGTGCCGGGCCAGGCCTTCCTCATCGAGCAGCAGGTGCTCGGGCTTACCGCTTTTCCCCAGGGTGTAGACGTGCGGGTGCTGGCAGAGCAAGAGGTAGTTGGGCGTCGGCTCGGGGGCACGGCCTTCCTCGGCAGCCGGCCGGTTGCGGACTTTAATGGCCAGCGTAGCCGCCAGCAGCTCTTCCTGGTAAGCCCAGGTTTCCTCGTAGGCCGCCAACCCCAGGTTCTTGACCACAACCACCCGGTTGGGAGCAGCCACGGGAGCGGCACTGGCGGAAGGCGGCAAAGGCAGGGAGCTGGAAGACGACATAGCAAACGAGAGTAAAAGACCAGGCTCAATAACACCGCCCGCAGTAGCTATCCGGGCGGGCCAGCACGTTGCAGGCCATTGCCCGCGGCTACCCGAGTAGATAAACCCCGGCAGAGCACTGAAGTTGCGGACGAATGCTTACGGCTGCCCGCTTCGGGAGAAGTGAAATTACCACAGAAAGCCCGCAAAGGTACTAGATTTAGTCCCAACCCCAACCTGCTGACCTCTCCCCCACTGCCTATGGCCTCCGCCGCCCACGACCTCGGACACGCTGGTGAACAAGCTGCTGCCGCTTTTCTGACCGGCCTGGGCTACACCATCGTGGCGCGGGGCTACCGCTACCGCCGGGCCGAGGTCGACCTGATTGCGCAGCGGGGCCTGGAGCTGCTGGTGTTCGTGGAAGTGAAAACGCGCTCCTCCGCCCAGTTTGGGTTTCCCGAGGAGTTCGTGACGGAACGCAAGCGGCAGCTGTTCCGGCTGGCGGCCGAAAACTACCAGCTCGAAACCGACTGGCCCGGCGACATTCGGTTCGACATTCTGGCGCTAAGCCCCACCAGTACCGGCTTCCGCATCGAACATTTCGAGGATGCCTTTTACTAGACCCCAGCAAAAAGCCCAACCAATTCCGGCCGGGCTTTTTGCGTTACTCCTATATATATAGGTATATCTCAGTTCTTTTTCGCGCCGGGCCGGTCGGTCACGGCGTCGCGCTTGTCGAGGCCTTTCTCCTTGTCGTACACCAGCACGGCATTGCGGTTGTATTCTTTGACCAGCTCGGGCTCGGCAATTTCCGGGTCGTAGCCCGACTCGCCGTACAGGTATTCGTAGTGGCGGCGGTTGCGGAAGCCCCAGTACTTGGTCCAGGTGCCGACTTTCTTGCCGTTCTCGAATTGCCCGTCCCAGTCGCGCTGCCCGTTTTCGAGGTAGCGCACGTAGTCGCCCTCGATTTTGCCGGCCACGTAGGGAATTACCTCCTTGATTTTTTTCCGCTCGGCATCATAGTAGCTCACGGCCGCGTCGCGGGGGAAGCCCATTTCGTAGTGGGTCTTGTTGAGCAGCACGTTGTCCTTGTTGTACTTCTCCCAGCGCAGGTGGCGCGTACCTAGGGCGAAATAGCCGGTTTCCACTACTTTACCGCCCTGCATCTTCTTGTAGGGGCCGTGCAGCACCTTGTCGGTTGCCGGGTTCAGTTCGGTCGTGGCCTTGAAGATCTTGCGCTTCTTGGGATTGAAGTAGTACAGGGCCGGGGCGTACTCGCTGGGCTGCCGGAAGGCTTTGAGGTAGTAGAACACCTCGATTACCTGGTTGCGCCCCTTGGGCCCCGATTTGGTGAAGCTCTTTTTGATTTTCTCGCCCAGGAAGACATTCTTCTTTTTCTTGGGCTTGCGCTGGTCGGCCTTCTCCTTTTCCTTGGCGGCCCGCTCCTGCTCTTTGGTCATGGCCAGCCGCTTGGTTTCCAACGACGGGGCCTTGGTCGTGTCGCGGCTGTTGGTCAGCGAATCGGTGAGCAACACGGCCAAGCCCGGCTGCTCGGGCTTGCTGTTAAAGGATATCGTCTTTTTGCT
This window of the Hymenobacter aquaticus genome carries:
- the lipB gene encoding lipoyl(octanoyl) transferase LipB, giving the protein MSSSSSLPLPPSASAAPVAAPNRVVVVKNLGLAAYEETWAYQEELLAATLAIKVRNRPAAEEGRAPEPTPNYLLLCQHPHVYTLGKSGKPEHLLLDEEGLARHGATFHRINRGGDITYHGPGQLVGYPILDLDNFFTDIHRYLRLLEEAVIHTLADYGLAAGRIAGLTGVWLDFEEGAANPRKICALGVKCSRWVTMHGFAFNINADLSYFGHIVPCGITDKAVTSLQQELGRAVPLAEVEQYLLGHLAALFEADFITA
- a CDS encoding YraN family protein produces the protein MASAAHDLGHAGEQAAAAFLTGLGYTIVARGYRYRRAEVDLIAQRGLELLVFVEVKTRSSAQFGFPEEFVTERKRQLFRLAAENYQLETDWPGDIRFDILALSPTSTGFRIEHFEDAFY
- a CDS encoding toxin-antitoxin system YwqK family antitoxin; translation: MLLLLVAACSKKTISFNSKPEQPGLAVLLTDSLTNSRDTTKAPSLETKRLAMTKEQERAAKEKEKADQRKPKKKKNVFLGEKIKKSFTKSGPKGRNQVIEVFYYLKAFRQPSEYAPALYYFNPKKRKIFKATTELNPATDKVLHGPYKKMQGGKVVETGYFALGTRHLRWEKYNKDNVLLNKTHYEMGFPRDAAVSYYDAERKKIKEVIPYVAGKIEGDYVRYLENGQRDWDGQFENGKKVGTWTKYWGFRNRRHYEYLYGESGYDPEIAEPELVKEYNRNAVLVYDKEKGLDKRDAVTDRPGAKKN